A stretch of the Triplophysa dalaica isolate WHDGS20190420 chromosome 19, ASM1584641v1, whole genome shotgun sequence genome encodes the following:
- the rad50 gene encoding DNA repair protein RAD50 produces MSKIEKMSILGVRSFGVEDKDKQVISFFSPLTVLVGPNGAGKTTIIECLKYITSGDFPPGSKGNTFVHDPKDAHETDVRAQIRLQFRDVNGDAIAVQRSMQSTQKGKKTEFKTLEGVITRIKHGEKVSLSSKCAEIDREMISALGVSKAVLNHVIFCHQEESNWPLSEGKALKQKFDEIFSATRYIKVLETLRQLRLKQATTVKSCQLELKYLKQNKDKAQEIRELLSTKEGQLASSKETVQRIESQIDPLENRLNDIDDSLNKVMKLDNDIKALDSRKKQMEDDNRELEEKMEQVFQGSDEQLQEMYQNHQRTVKEKERKLVECQRELERAGRECQRMNRIKSDLLVEQGRLKLEAERHTNNIKKRDSQVKNLASFLELEGYDRTPLREGQLQSFNTQVKERLDQDTEALNQSLRDMQEKEAQKQRNIDDIRDKKTGLERTVELKRDMQAKKQQELKNIKSDLQRLEGSSSRLQELETELQKAERELDNAMQAYTVDSLKAEVIELQREKTELDQAQRKLDQEMEALNTHTTARTQMDMLKKDKMDKEEQVRKIKSRHNEDLVSLLGHFPNKRQLEDWIHTKSREINTTRDRLSKLNKELASGEQKRSHYTAEIKRKEEQLSSYEERLFNVCGSQDFESDLGRLQDDLEKCSKQRAMLAGATAVYSQFISQLTEEGEPCCPVCQRVFPSEAEHQDVVNDMQSKLRLVPDKLKNTEQDLKRKEHRRDEMMALKPIRQSIMELQEKELPELRNKLQSSNRDIERLKGDIEELETLLSTLTSEEDTAKACLQDISLMDRYQHDLKDVERKIAQHAARLQGVDLSRNMQQVSQEKQETQHRLDTTCSKIELKRKLIQDQQEQIQVLKSRVNEIRGEKLQISSDMQKRQQLEEQCVEFTTEIQTLHRDIREAKDQLSPLAASLEKLQQDKQDLAERRRHRQEEGQEKINAIKEKVKNLTLIEREITRYIEEGKDSYKEEKETELQEVDKQLHAAEKQREKINKDMGNFRQDIDTQKVQERWLQDNLTLRKRVEELKEVSRKRDVLLKEMGNMQVLQLRNERREVDRKLEELKKNRSVALGRQKGYEDEILRFRKELNENQYCRAEDIYRDKMIEMRTTELANKDLDIYYKALDQTIMRFHSMKMEEINKIIRDLWRSTYRGQDIEYVEIRSDVDENASAGVKRRTYNYRVVMVKGDAALDMRGRCSAGQKVLASLIIRLALAETFCLNCGILALDEPTTNLDRENIESLAHALVEIIKSRSRQRNFQLLVITHDEDFVELMGRSNYVEYFYRIKKNQDQCSEITKCSITTLNSYLR; encoded by the exons ATGTCAAAGATAGAAAAGATGAGTATTCTTGGTGTGAGGAGTTTTGGAGTGGAAGATAAAGACAAACAAGTGATATCATTCTTCAGTCCTCTGACAGTCCTGGTGGGACCTAATGGAGCTGGAAAGACG aCCATCATCGAGTGTCTCAAGTACATCACTTCAGGAGACTTTCCCCCAGGAAGCAAAGGAAACACTTTTGTCCATGATCCCAAA GATGCCCATGAGACGGACGTGCGAGCGCAAATCAGACTCCAGTTTCGAGATGTAAATGGTGATGCCATAGCTGTCCAGAGATCCATGCAAAGTACACAGAAGGGCAAGAAAACTGAGTTCAAAACTCTTGAGGGTGTCATTACCAGAATCAA GCACGGGGAGAAAGTAAGTCTGAGCTCTAAATGTGCTGAAATAGACCGCGAGATGATTTCAGCGCTGGGCGTCTCTAAAGCCGTTCTCAACCACGTCATCTTCTGTCACCAAGAGGAGTCCAACTGGCCTTTGAGTGAAGGCAAAGCCCTCAAGCAGAAGTTTGATGAGATCTTCTCAGCCACGAG GTACATCAAAGTATTAGAGACCCTGCGGCAGCTGAGGTTGAAACAGGCAACCACAGTTAAATCCTGTCAGCTGGAACTCAAATATctcaaacagaacaaagataagGCTCAGGAGATCAGAGAGCTGCTGTCCACTAAAGAGGGTCAGCTGGCTTCCTCCAAAGAGACTGTCCAGCGCATTGAAAGTCAGATTGACCCGCTGGAG AATCGACTTAATGACATAGATGACAGCCTCAACAAAGTGATGAAGTTGGACAATGACATCAAAGCTCTTGACAGCAGGAAGAAACAGATGGAAGATGATAACCGTGAACTAGAGGAAAAGATGGAGCAG GTGTTTCAAGGTTCTGATGAGCAACTTCAGGAAATGTATCAGAACCATCAGCGTACTGTGAAGGAGAAGGAGCGGAAGCTAGTGGAGTGCCAGCGTGAGCTAGAGCGAGCTGGACGAGAGTGTCAAAGAATGAACCGCATCAAATCCGACCTCCTTGTTGAGCAAG GTCGCCTAAAATTGGAGGCAGAAAGGCacacaaataacataaaaaagagGGACAGCCAGGTGAAGAATTTGGCATCTTTCCTGGAGCTGGAGGGCTATGATCGGACCCCTCTTAGAGAAGGACAGCTCCAGAGCTTCAACACACAGGTCAAAGAAAGACTGGATCAGGACACAGAAGCTCTCAACCAAAGCTTG CGTGATATGCAAGAGAAGGAGGCACAGAAGCAGCGAAACATAGATGATATTCGTGATAAGAAGACAGGCCTGGAGAGAACTGTTGAGCTGAAGAGAGACATGCAGGCCAAGAAACAGCAGGAACTGAAGAACATCAAGTCTGATCTGCAGAGACTGGAGGGCTCATCTAGCAGACTGCAGGAGCTGGAAACTGAGCTTCAGAAAGCG GAGCGTGAGCTTGATAACGCCATGCAGGCGTATACAGTGGACAGTCTGAAGGCTGAAGTGATTGAACTACAAAGGGAGAAAACTGAACTGGATCAGGCCCAGCGCAAACTGGATCAGGAGATGGAAGCGCTCAACACGCACACCACAGCTCGTACACAGATGGACATGTTGAAGAAGGATAAG ATGGATAAAGAAGAGCAAGTGAGGAAGATCAAGTCAAGACACAATGAAGATCTAGTGTCTCTGTTAGGACACTTTCCAAACAAGAGACAGCTGGAAGACTGGATCCACACGAAATCCAGAGAGATTAACACTACTAGAGATCGGCTCAGCAAACTAAA CAAAGAACTGGCGTCTGGAGAACAGAAGAGGAGTCATTACACGGCAGAGATCAAGCGTAAGGAAGAACAGCTGAGCAGCTATGAGGAGAGGCTGTTTAATGTGTGTGGAAGTCAAGACTTTGAGTCAGACCTCGGCAGACTGCAGGATGATCTCGAGAAATGCTCCAAACAGAGAG CCATGCTGGCGGGCGCCACAGCTGTGTACAGTCAGTTCATCAGTCAGCTGACGGAGGAGGGCGAACCGTGCTGTCCCGTGTGTCAGCGCGTCTTCCCATCAGAGGCCGAGCACCAGGACGTCGTCAACGACATGCAGTCCAAACTGCGGCTTGTCCCAGACAAGCTGAAGAACACAGAACAGGACCTGAAGAGGAAAGAGCACAGACGGGATGAAATGATGGCACTAAAGCCAATCAG ACAGTCTATCATGGAGCTTCAGGAGAAAGAGCTGCCCGAGCTCAGGAATAAACTCCAGAGTTCGAATCGCGACATCGAGAGGCTGAAAGGAGACATTGAGGAGCTGGAGACACTGCTGTCAACACTCACGTCTGAGGAAGACACAGCCAAAGCCTGTCTGCAAGACATCTCGCTCATGGATCGCTACCAG CATGACCTGAAGGACGTGGAGAGGAAGATCGCCCAGCATGCGGCCAGACTGCAGGGAGTTGACCTCAGTCGCAACATGCAGCAGGTCAGCCAGGAGAAACAAGAGACCCAACACCGCCTGGACACAA CCTGCAGTAAGATCGAGCTTAAGAGGAAACTGATCCAGGACCAGCAGGAGCAGATCCAGGTCTTGAAGAGCAGAGTCAACGAGATCCGCGGAGAGAAGCTTCAGATCTCCAGCGACATGCAGAAACGTCAGCAGCTGGAAGAGCAGTGCGTGGAGTTCACCACCGAGATCCAGACGCTCCATCGAGACATCCGG GAGGCGAAGGATCAGTTGTCTCCTCTAGCTGCTTCTCTGGAGAAACTCCAGCAGGACAAACAGGACCTCGCTGAACGGAGGAGGCACAGACAAGAGGAAGGCCAGGAGAAG ATAAACGCGATTAAGGAGAAAGTAAAAAACCTGACTCTAATCGAAAGAGAGATCACAAGGTACATCGAAGAGGGCAAAGACAGCTATAAAGAG GAAAAAGAAACCGAGCTACAAGAGGTGGACAAACAGCTGCATGCGGCGGAGAAACAACGAGAGAAGATTAATAAAGACATGGGCAACTTTCGCCAAGACATTGACACTCAGAAG gttcAGGAGCGCTGGCTCCAGGATAACCTGACCTTACGGAAACGGGTGGAAGAGCTGAAGGAGGTGTCCAGGAAACGTGACGTTTTGCTCAAGGAGATGGGCAACATGCAGGTCCTGCAACTGCGCAA CGAGCGTCGAGAAGTGGACCGAAAGTTAGAGGAACTGAAAAAGAACCGCAGCGTGGCTCTCGGTCGACAGAAGGGCTACGAGGACGAGATCCTGCGTTTCCGCAAGGAGCTCAACGAGAACCAATACTGCCGAGCCGAGGATATCTACAGAGACAAAATGATAGAGATGAGAACGACAGAGCTGGCCAATAAGGACCTGGATATTTACTACAAAGCCCTAGACCA AACAATCATGAGGTTTCACAGCATGAAGATGGAGGAGATTAATAAAATCATCAGAGATTTGTGGAGGAGCACATACAGAGGACAAG ACATAGAGTATGTGGAAATCCGCTCTGATGTGGATGAGAACGCATCTGCTGGCGTCAAAAGACGGACGTATAATTATAGAGTGGTCATGGTGAAAGGAGACGCAGCTTTGGACATGCGAGGACGCTGCAGTGCTGGACAAAAG gTTCTTGCGTCCCTCATAATTCGACTGGCTTTGGCTGAGACGTTCTGTCTGAACTGTGGGATTCTGGCACTGGATGAGCCCACCACCAATTTAGACAGAGAGAATATTGAGTCTTTGGCACACGCCCTTGTGGA GATCATCAAGAGCCGATCTCGCCAGCGTAACTTCCAGCTGCTGGTTATCACTCATGATGAAGACTTTGTGGAGCTCATGGGACGATCCAACTATGTGGAGTATTTCTACAGGATCAAGAAGAACCAGGATCAGTGCTCGGAGATTACAAAATGTAGCATCACCACTCTTAACTCATACCTGCGGTGA